The following are encoded in a window of Kitasatospora fiedleri genomic DNA:
- the thiC gene encoding phosphomethylpyrimidine synthase ThiC gives MTTLSEHTSVQQPAATGYPTPAWRKAYHQGSRPDLRVPYREVHLTDGRTVPLYDTSGPYTDPSHPTDVRRGLPALRDAWVRQRGDVEEYEGREARPEDDGIRHTAPRGGDLRNLDAVFPGRPRRPLRARDGVAVTQLAYAKSGLITPEMEFVAIREGLEPEYVRERVAGGRAVIPVNVNHPEVEPAIIGTDFLVKINANIGNSAVTSSIEEEVEKMTWATRWGADTVMDLSTGRNIHTTREWILRNSPVPIGTVPLYQALEKVDGRAEDLSWEVYRDTVLEQCEQGVDYMTVHAGVLLRYVPLTARRKTGIVSRGGSIMAAWCLAHHRENFLYTHFEELCDLLRAYDVTFSLGDGLRPGSIADANDEAQFAELTTLGELGRIARAKDVQVMIEGPGHVPMHKIRENMDLQKEICDEAPFYTLGPLTTDVAPGYDHITSGIGAAMIAWWGTAMLCYVTPKEHLGLPDRDDVKTGVITYKIAAHAADLAKGHPGAQLWDDALSDARFEFRWEDQFNLALDPETARAFHDETLPAEPAKTAHFCSMCGPKFCSMKISKSINEKFGNGAASPEYDEAAAEGMKAMSEEFKAQGNKVYLPMAD, from the coding sequence ATGACCACCTTGAGCGAGCACACGTCCGTCCAGCAGCCGGCCGCCACCGGGTACCCGACCCCGGCCTGGCGCAAGGCGTACCACCAGGGCAGCCGACCCGACCTGCGGGTCCCCTACCGCGAGGTCCACCTCACCGACGGGCGCACCGTCCCGCTGTACGACACCTCCGGGCCGTACACCGACCCGTCCCACCCCACCGACGTCCGGCGCGGGCTGCCCGCGCTGCGCGACGCCTGGGTCCGCCAGCGCGGCGACGTCGAGGAGTACGAGGGCCGCGAGGCCCGGCCCGAGGACGACGGGATCAGGCATACCGCCCCGCGCGGCGGCGACCTGCGCAACCTGGACGCCGTCTTCCCCGGCCGCCCGCGCCGCCCGCTGCGCGCCCGCGACGGCGTCGCCGTCACCCAACTCGCCTACGCCAAGAGCGGGTTGATCACCCCCGAGATGGAGTTCGTGGCGATCCGGGAGGGCCTGGAGCCGGAGTACGTCCGCGAGCGGGTGGCCGGCGGACGGGCCGTCATCCCGGTCAACGTGAACCACCCCGAGGTCGAACCGGCGATCATCGGCACCGACTTCCTGGTGAAGATCAACGCCAACATCGGCAACTCGGCGGTCACCTCCTCCATCGAGGAGGAGGTCGAGAAGATGACCTGGGCCACCCGCTGGGGCGCCGACACCGTCATGGACCTCTCCACCGGCCGCAACATCCACACCACCCGCGAGTGGATCCTGCGCAACTCCCCCGTCCCGATCGGCACCGTCCCGCTCTACCAGGCGCTGGAGAAGGTCGACGGCCGGGCCGAGGACCTCAGCTGGGAGGTCTACCGCGACACCGTGCTGGAGCAGTGCGAACAGGGCGTCGACTACATGACCGTGCACGCCGGCGTGCTGCTGCGGTACGTCCCGCTCACCGCCCGCCGCAAGACCGGCATCGTCTCGCGCGGCGGCTCGATCATGGCCGCCTGGTGCCTCGCGCACCACCGGGAGAACTTCCTCTACACCCACTTCGAAGAACTCTGCGACCTGCTGCGCGCCTACGACGTCACCTTCTCGCTCGGCGACGGCCTGCGCCCCGGCTCGATCGCCGACGCCAACGACGAGGCCCAGTTCGCCGAACTCACCACCCTCGGCGAACTCGGCCGGATCGCCCGGGCCAAGGACGTCCAGGTGATGATCGAGGGCCCCGGGCACGTCCCGATGCACAAGATCCGCGAGAACATGGACCTCCAGAAGGAGATCTGCGACGAGGCCCCGTTCTACACCCTCGGCCCGCTGACCACCGACGTCGCCCCCGGCTACGACCACATCACCTCCGGCATCGGCGCCGCGATGATCGCCTGGTGGGGCACCGCGATGCTCTGCTACGTCACCCCCAAGGAACACCTCGGCCTCCCCGACCGCGACGACGTCAAGACCGGCGTCATCACCTACAAGATCGCCGCCCACGCCGCCGACCTCGCCAAGGGCCACCCCGGCGCCCAGCTCTGGGACGACGCCCTCTCCGACGCCCGCTTCGAGTTCCGCTGGGAGGACCAGTTCAACCTGGCCCTCGACCCGGAGACCGCCCGCGCCTTCCACGACGAGACCCTCCCCGCCGAACCCGCCAAGACCGCGCACTTCTGCTCCATGTGCGGTCCCAAGTTCTGCTCGATGAAGATCAGCAAAAGCATCAACGAGAAGTTCGGCAACGGCGCCGCCTCGCCCGAGTACGACGAGGCCGCTGCTGAGGGCATGAAGGCCATGTCCGAGGAGTTCAAGGCCCAGGGCAACAAGGTCTACCTGCCGATGGCGGACTGA
- a CDS encoding aldo/keto reductase: MRPADRRTVLGLHRSRHRRDLLTGALDLGITALDTASNYLGHRSHRALAAVAGDLLPKFSISTKVGYFEDGHSLDPVRLRGAVERAVTELGREPDTVLLHNPEHSAPNTETLMRACSLLAEAAADGRCGAWGLSTWDPRPLIGLDLPRPDVLMVRSGLLVSSGVLDAAEALVTGWRPTAVWGMSPFGGSATARIWEKIDPRVFLRAPDATPIQAALRVAFALPKVAAVAVGTDDAEHLRELVGATTYEINTDVVREYRRLLRQAA, translated from the coding sequence GTGCGCCCCGCTGACCGACGAACTGTCCTCGGGCTACACCGGTCTCGTCACCGACGCGATCTTCTGACCGGCGCCCTGGACCTCGGCATCACCGCACTCGACACCGCCTCGAACTACCTCGGCCACCGCTCCCACCGCGCCCTCGCGGCGGTCGCCGGTGACCTGCTTCCGAAGTTCTCGATCTCCACGAAGGTCGGCTACTTCGAGGACGGGCACAGCCTCGACCCGGTGCGGTTACGGGGCGCTGTCGAGCGGGCTGTGACGGAACTGGGCCGGGAGCCGGACACAGTCCTCCTTCATAACCCCGAGCACTCCGCTCCGAACACCGAGACACTGATGCGTGCTTGCTCGCTCCTGGCCGAGGCGGCAGCCGATGGGCGGTGCGGGGCCTGGGGGCTCTCCACCTGGGACCCGCGACCGCTGATAGGTCTCGACCTGCCCCGGCCGGACGTCCTCATGGTCCGCTCCGGTCTCCTGGTCAGTAGCGGCGTCCTCGACGCGGCCGAGGCTCTGGTGACCGGTTGGCGGCCAACAGCCGTGTGGGGCATGAGCCCCTTCGGCGGCAGTGCTACTGCACGCATCTGGGAGAAGATCGACCCGAGGGTGTTCCTGCGGGCACCGGACGCCACACCGATTCAGGCGGCGCTCCGAGTCGCCTTCGCCCTCCCGAAGGTGGCGGCGGTGGCTGTCGGCACCGACGACGCGGAGCACCTGCGAGAGCTGGTCGGCGCCACCACCTACGAGATCAACACTGATGTTGTCCGGGAGTACCGACGCCTTCTGCGTCAGGCCGCCTGA
- a CDS encoding Lrp/AsnC family transcriptional regulator: MIDELDLALVDALRVDPRAPWSRLAAPLGVDPATLSRRWARLTANGDAWVTCYPSADRIGRGLTALVRVDCPADRVTEVAAALARHPQTASIELVTGDADLLLTVAAYDHAALTGYLLERLGSVPGVLRTRTTLVERTLVEGSRFSNGALDAEQRRAIAAPPPGAARPVADRRVEEDLALIRALGADGRMPYAELSARTGLPATTVRRRLAELRAGGHAVLRCDASPRVTGQPVGAMLWLDVPPADLPDAARRLTALPQTRMCAVTVGPANLALYLIAPQLPDLRRIEQDLARHHPAIRVHDRHVTLRTLKLVGHLLTPDGRRTDYVPIEP; this comes from the coding sequence ATGATCGACGAACTCGACCTGGCGCTCGTCGACGCCCTCCGGGTCGACCCGCGCGCCCCCTGGTCCCGGCTGGCCGCCCCGCTCGGCGTCGACCCCGCGACCCTGTCGCGCCGCTGGGCCCGGCTGACCGCGAACGGCGACGCCTGGGTCACCTGCTACCCCTCCGCCGACCGGATCGGCCGCGGCCTGACCGCCCTGGTCCGGGTCGACTGCCCCGCCGACCGGGTCACCGAGGTCGCCGCGGCCCTCGCCCGGCACCCGCAGACCGCCAGCATCGAACTCGTCACCGGCGACGCCGACCTGCTGCTCACCGTCGCCGCGTACGACCACGCCGCCCTCACCGGCTACCTGCTGGAGCGGCTCGGCAGCGTCCCCGGCGTGCTGCGCACCCGCACCACCCTGGTCGAGCGCACCCTGGTCGAGGGCAGCCGCTTCTCCAACGGCGCGCTCGACGCCGAACAGCGCCGCGCCATCGCCGCCCCGCCGCCCGGCGCGGCCCGCCCGGTCGCCGACCGGCGGGTCGAGGAGGACCTCGCACTCATCCGGGCGCTCGGCGCGGACGGCCGGATGCCCTACGCCGAGCTCTCCGCCCGCACCGGCCTGCCCGCCACCACCGTCCGCCGCCGCCTGGCCGAACTGCGGGCCGGCGGCCACGCGGTGCTGCGCTGCGACGCCTCGCCCCGGGTCACCGGCCAGCCGGTCGGCGCGATGCTCTGGCTGGACGTCCCGCCCGCCGACCTGCCCGACGCCGCCCGGCGCCTCACCGCCCTCCCGCAGACCCGGATGTGCGCCGTCACCGTCGGCCCCGCGAACCTCGCCCTCTACCTGATCGCCCCCCAGCTCCCCGACCTGCGCCGGATCGAACAGGACCTCGCCCGCCACCACCCGGCGATCCGGGTCCACGACCGCCACGTCACCCTGCGCACCCTCAAGCTGGTCGGCCACCTCCTCACCCCGGACGGCCGCCGGACGGACTACGTCCCGATCGAGCCCTGA
- a CDS encoding flotillin family protein, which produces MLIGIVGAVVAGLLVLVVLFKMMWRVAEPNEALVISGSKHGEGLGFRVVTGRGTFVLPGVQVVRRLSLDLNEAALDVECVTSQGIPVHVKGVVIFKVGDDPVSIANAARRFLDQQKMMGQRVHNVFAGHLRSIVGGLTVEDMIRDRERLTGETRSASGIEMEKLGLIIDSLQIQEILDPTGYITNLAAPHAAAVQRDARIAAAEADRRATEAEQEAFARKAEATRNSGIQQAGYQAEMDTAAARALQAGPLAQAAARQEVVVQETKVAELEAHRKEQQLQADVRKPADARAYETRTKAEADRDARISAAEALSRETDLKTAAEANRVKVAAAAEAEATRARGLAAAEATRATGEAQAAAEAAKGLAEAEAARAKGLAEAEATRAQGLAEAEGIKARAAALAENQEAVVAQQLAENWPAIVRAGADAFGNVEHMVLLNGAEGMSEMFAKALTMGGTGLGLARQLLTTMTPAATAETSAHPADPAAPADRAPATQVIPVQSGSGD; this is translated from the coding sequence ATGCTGATCGGCATCGTCGGAGCCGTTGTCGCAGGGCTGCTGGTCCTGGTCGTGCTCTTCAAAATGATGTGGCGGGTCGCCGAACCGAACGAGGCGCTGGTCATCTCGGGTTCCAAGCACGGCGAGGGCCTCGGCTTCCGCGTGGTCACCGGACGGGGCACCTTCGTGCTGCCCGGCGTCCAGGTGGTCCGGCGGCTGTCGCTGGACCTCAACGAGGCCGCGCTGGACGTCGAGTGCGTGACCTCGCAGGGCATTCCGGTGCACGTCAAGGGCGTGGTCATCTTCAAGGTCGGCGACGACCCGGTGTCCATCGCCAACGCCGCCCGCCGCTTCCTGGACCAGCAGAAGATGATGGGCCAGCGGGTGCACAACGTGTTCGCCGGCCACCTGCGCTCCATCGTCGGCGGCCTGACCGTCGAGGACATGATCCGGGACCGCGAGCGGCTCACCGGGGAGACCCGCTCCGCGTCGGGCATCGAGATGGAGAAGCTCGGCCTGATCATCGACTCGCTGCAGATCCAGGAGATCCTGGACCCGACCGGCTACATCACCAACCTGGCCGCCCCGCACGCCGCCGCCGTCCAGCGCGACGCCCGGATCGCGGCCGCCGAGGCCGACCGCCGGGCCACCGAGGCCGAGCAGGAGGCGTTCGCCCGCAAGGCCGAGGCGACGCGCAACTCCGGTATCCAGCAGGCCGGTTACCAGGCCGAGATGGACACCGCCGCGGCCCGCGCGCTCCAGGCCGGGCCGCTCGCCCAGGCCGCCGCCCGGCAGGAGGTCGTGGTCCAGGAGACCAAGGTCGCCGAGCTGGAGGCGCACCGCAAGGAGCAGCAGCTCCAGGCGGACGTCCGCAAGCCCGCCGACGCCCGCGCGTACGAGACCCGCACCAAGGCCGAGGCCGACCGCGACGCCCGGATCTCGGCCGCCGAGGCGCTCTCCCGGGAGACCGACCTGAAGACCGCGGCCGAGGCCAACCGGGTCAAGGTCGCCGCCGCCGCCGAGGCGGAGGCCACCCGGGCCCGCGGCCTGGCCGCCGCCGAGGCCACCCGCGCCACCGGTGAGGCCCAGGCCGCCGCCGAGGCCGCGAAGGGCCTGGCCGAGGCGGAGGCCGCCCGGGCCAAGGGCCTCGCCGAGGCGGAGGCGACCCGGGCCCAGGGCCTGGCCGAGGCCGAGGGCATCAAGGCCCGCGCCGCGGCCCTCGCCGAGAACCAGGAGGCGGTCGTCGCCCAGCAGCTCGCCGAGAACTGGCCCGCCATCGTCCGGGCCGGCGCGGACGCCTTCGGCAACGTCGAGCACATGGTGCTGCTGAACGGCGCCGAGGGCATGTCCGAGATGTTCGCCAAGGCGCTCACCATGGGCGGCACCGGTCTCGGCCTGGCCCGCCAGCTGCTCACCACGATGACCCCGGCGGCCACTGCCGAAACCTCGGCGCACCCGGCCGACCCGGCGGCACCGGCGGACCGCGCCCCGGCCACCCAGGTCATCCCGGTCCAGTCCGGCAGCGGCGACTGA
- a CDS encoding NUDIX hydrolase codes for MQWKIHGERPIYENPWVNVWLVDVEQPDGNRWEHHVLKLRHLAVAAVVNDRKQVLMMWRHRFITDSWAWELPMGLIEADETPEEAAAREVLEETGWTVDEVKPLIYAQPANGITDSEHFVFRANAIEYAGPPSERNESDRIEWIPLSELRGMIDRREIVSSGSLVGLLYLLLDEAGL; via the coding sequence ATGCAGTGGAAGATCCACGGGGAACGTCCGATCTACGAGAACCCTTGGGTGAACGTGTGGTTGGTCGACGTTGAGCAGCCGGACGGGAACCGCTGGGAGCACCACGTACTCAAGCTGCGGCACCTGGCGGTCGCCGCGGTGGTGAACGACCGGAAGCAGGTGCTGATGATGTGGCGGCACCGGTTCATCACCGACTCGTGGGCCTGGGAACTGCCCATGGGGCTGATCGAGGCGGACGAGACCCCGGAGGAAGCTGCGGCGCGTGAGGTGCTGGAGGAGACCGGCTGGACGGTTGACGAGGTCAAGCCGCTGATCTACGCCCAGCCGGCCAACGGCATCACCGACTCGGAGCACTTCGTGTTCCGAGCCAACGCGATCGAGTACGCCGGGCCGCCGAGCGAGCGCAACGAGTCGGACCGGATCGAGTGGATTCCGCTGTCCGAGCTGCGCGGCATGATCGACCGGCGCGAGATCGTCAGCAGCGGTTCGCTGGTCGGCTTGCTGTACCTGCTCCTTGACGAGGCCGGACTGTAG
- a CDS encoding TetR/AcrR family transcriptional regulator, giving the protein MATRARARLLDTAEALFYAEGVRAVGVERILAESGVGRASFYRHFAGKDELVVAVLARRDRDWRAWLAARVAELGGRPLDVFDALAERFARADFRGCAFINAVVESADPGSAAHRVAVAHKEQVIGYVAGLLGDEGYRPDGVVGLARRLVLLMDGATVTALREGTPAPAAEAREIAAALLTAAASGGAAPTTAAPAATAAPTATAAPATAAAPAAVGLEDPCAAPAARG; this is encoded by the coding sequence ATGGCCACCCGTGCGCGCGCCCGTCTGCTCGACACCGCCGAGGCGCTGTTCTACGCCGAGGGCGTCCGGGCGGTCGGGGTGGAGCGGATTCTTGCCGAGTCCGGCGTCGGCCGGGCCTCTTTCTACCGGCACTTCGCGGGGAAGGACGAACTGGTCGTCGCCGTCCTCGCCCGCCGCGACCGTGACTGGCGCGCGTGGCTGGCGGCCCGGGTCGCCGAGCTCGGGGGTCGGCCGCTCGACGTGTTCGACGCCCTGGCGGAGCGTTTCGCCCGGGCCGACTTCCGCGGGTGCGCCTTCATCAACGCCGTGGTCGAGAGCGCCGATCCGGGCAGTGCCGCCCACCGGGTCGCCGTCGCGCACAAGGAGCAGGTCATCGGGTACGTCGCCGGGCTGCTCGGCGACGAGGGGTACCGGCCGGACGGGGTCGTCGGCCTGGCCCGGCGGCTGGTCCTGCTGATGGACGGCGCGACCGTCACCGCCCTGCGCGAGGGCACCCCCGCCCCCGCCGCCGAGGCCCGGGAGATCGCCGCCGCCCTGCTGACCGCCGCCGCGTCCGGCGGTGCCGCACCGACCACCGCCGCACCGGCCGCCACCGCCGCACCGACCGCCACCGCCGCACCGGCCACCGCCGCCGCACCAGCCGCCGTCGGGCTGGAAGATCCGTGCGCGGCACCCGCCGCTCGCGGGTGA
- a CDS encoding ATP-binding protein — protein MSSVITAALPTPQTWEVEPELAVVPSTRRPIRGIAEQWRVPLSADALQDVELCASEVLTNAVEHTSARFRITVRWTGERLRVEVADSSFRPPDPDAATDRTTGGRGLALVEGLAHSWGWYPEGSGKVVWFECAADQLVTGHARLRVLVHAAQVRTDLVERTV, from the coding sequence ATGAGCTCGGTCATCACTGCCGCGCTGCCGACGCCGCAGACGTGGGAGGTCGAGCCCGAGTTGGCCGTTGTCCCGTCAACGCGCCGACCAATCAGGGGGATTGCGGAACAGTGGCGGGTACCGCTGTCCGCTGACGCGCTACAGGATGTTGAACTGTGCGCCAGCGAGGTGCTTACCAATGCTGTCGAGCACACCAGCGCCCGCTTCCGCATCACCGTCCGCTGGACCGGTGAGCGCCTGCGCGTAGAGGTCGCGGACAGCAGCTTCCGTCCGCCCGATCCCGACGCCGCCACTGACAGGACCACGGGCGGACGTGGTCTGGCCTTGGTCGAGGGGCTCGCGCATTCGTGGGGCTGGTACCCCGAGGGCTCCGGCAAGGTCGTGTGGTTCGAGTGCGCGGCTGACCAACTGGTGACGGGGCACGCGCGACTCAGGGTGCTCGTCCACGCCGCGCAGGTTCGAACGGACCTGGTCGAGCGGACCGTCTGA
- a CDS encoding M20 metallopeptidase family protein: protein MPADVHPPLDELRRAAAALRPELVDLRRALHRDPEIGLHLPRTRARVLAALDGLPLEITLGERLSSVTAVLRGARPGPAVLLRADLDGLPVQENTGLPYASENPGAMHACGHDLHTAALIGAARLLAARREQLAGSVVFMFQPGEEGGGGAALMVEDGVLDAAGERVVAAYALHVGAALLPAGYVAGRPGPIMAASDTLRVVVRGRGGHGSSPHLATDPVPAACEAVLALQTMVTRRFDAFDPVVLTVGTFHAGTAENVIPDEAAFGATVRSFSTAARELVLAEAVRVVRGIGEAHGCQVDAVVEHGYPVTANDPAEAAYAERTVRQLLGEQSYFEMPRPLAGSEDFGVLAEHVPAAYVMVGACPADADPLTAPYNHSAEARFDDGVLGDAAALLAALALGRTR from the coding sequence ATGCCGGCCGACGTTCACCCCCCGCTCGACGAGCTGCGCCGCGCCGCCGCCGCGCTCCGCCCCGAACTCGTCGACCTGCGGCGCGCCCTGCACCGCGACCCCGAGATCGGACTCCACCTGCCCCGCACCCGGGCCCGGGTCCTCGCCGCCCTCGACGGCCTCCCGCTGGAGATCACCCTCGGCGAGCGGCTCTCCTCCGTCACCGCCGTCCTGCGCGGCGCCCGCCCCGGCCCGGCCGTGCTGCTGCGCGCCGACCTCGACGGCCTGCCGGTGCAGGAGAACACCGGCCTGCCGTACGCCTCGGAGAACCCCGGCGCGATGCACGCCTGCGGCCACGACCTGCACACCGCCGCGCTGATCGGCGCGGCGAGACTGCTCGCCGCCCGCCGCGAACAGCTGGCCGGCAGCGTGGTGTTCATGTTCCAGCCCGGCGAGGAGGGCGGTGGCGGCGCGGCCCTGATGGTCGAGGACGGCGTCCTGGACGCGGCCGGTGAGCGGGTCGTCGCCGCGTACGCCCTGCACGTGGGCGCCGCGCTGCTGCCGGCCGGCTACGTGGCCGGGCGGCCCGGCCCGATCATGGCCGCCTCCGACACCCTGCGGGTGGTGGTCCGCGGTCGCGGCGGCCACGGCTCCAGCCCGCACCTGGCCACCGACCCGGTGCCCGCCGCGTGCGAGGCCGTCCTGGCCCTGCAGACCATGGTCACCCGCCGTTTCGACGCCTTCGATCCGGTCGTGCTGACCGTCGGCACCTTCCACGCGGGCACCGCGGAGAACGTCATCCCCGACGAGGCCGCCTTCGGCGCGACCGTCCGCTCCTTCTCCACCGCAGCCCGCGAGCTGGTGCTCGCCGAGGCCGTCCGGGTGGTCCGCGGCATCGGCGAGGCGCACGGCTGCCAGGTCGACGCGGTGGTCGAGCACGGCTACCCGGTGACGGCCAACGACCCGGCGGAAGCCGCGTACGCGGAGCGGACCGTCCGTCAACTTCTGGGTGAGCAGAGCTACTTCGAGATGCCGCGCCCGCTGGCCGGCTCCGAGGACTTCGGCGTCCTGGCCGAGCACGTCCCCGCCGCGTACGTCATGGTCGGCGCCTGCCCCGCGGACGCCGACCCGCTCACCGCCCCCTACAACCACTCCGCCGAGGCCCGCTTCGACGACGGCGTCCTGGGCGACGCGGCGGCCCTGCTGGCGGCGCTGGCGCTCGGCAGGACGCGGTGA
- a CDS encoding JmjC domain-containing protein, protein MEHRLVTAIETALSWNSSEPIGTGFALGRIEDDSLLSRILTPNKLLDIAMRRSLDRPQFRAFQKGEEVHPAVYFTDTVSPRGQSVPMTNMHRLGDLLRDGATLIMDQVNVFDPTMEATCRALQWWAHERVQVNAYLTTNDSSGFPLHWDDHDVIIVQLSGEKDWEVRDTSRTAPMYRDADPNNTPSDIVIFNGTLQAGDVMHIPRGHWHQATRTGSGTGHSLHATFGITKRTGASWMAWLADWCREQEIFRHDLDRAGSGSGALMEAATRLVGRRGPEDFLTAYEQQATPGRHVPFLGIFGPLDTVVCTTHFPPWITERGNAVQVTAAGKKLTFAVKALPALRLLLSGRPVPLAQAAATAGDEIHELAEILIKEELCAPLTDELSSGYTGLVTDAIF, encoded by the coding sequence GTGGAACACCGCCTGGTCACCGCCATCGAGACGGCGCTGAGCTGGAACAGCTCCGAGCCGATCGGCACCGGCTTCGCGCTCGGCCGGATCGAGGACGACTCGCTCCTGTCGCGCATCCTCACCCCGAACAAGCTGCTCGACATCGCCATGCGACGCAGCCTCGACCGGCCGCAGTTCAGGGCCTTCCAGAAGGGCGAGGAAGTCCACCCGGCCGTGTACTTCACCGACACCGTCAGCCCGCGCGGCCAGTCCGTCCCGATGACCAACATGCACCGCCTCGGCGACCTGCTCCGCGACGGCGCGACGCTCATCATGGACCAGGTCAACGTCTTCGACCCCACCATGGAGGCCACCTGTCGCGCCTTGCAGTGGTGGGCTCACGAGCGTGTGCAGGTGAACGCCTACCTCACCACCAACGACTCCTCCGGGTTCCCGCTGCACTGGGACGACCACGACGTGATCATCGTCCAGCTCTCGGGCGAGAAGGACTGGGAGGTCCGCGACACCTCACGCACCGCGCCGATGTATCGGGACGCCGATCCCAACAACACCCCGAGCGACATCGTGATCTTCAATGGCACGCTCCAGGCCGGCGACGTCATGCACATCCCGCGCGGCCACTGGCACCAGGCCACCCGCACCGGAAGCGGCACCGGCCACAGCCTCCACGCCACGTTCGGCATCACCAAGCGCACCGGTGCCTCCTGGATGGCCTGGCTGGCTGACTGGTGCCGCGAGCAGGAGATCTTCCGACACGACCTCGACCGCGCGGGCTCCGGTAGCGGCGCGCTGATGGAAGCCGCCACCCGCCTCGTCGGCCGGCGCGGCCCGGAAGACTTCCTCACCGCCTACGAGCAGCAGGCCACTCCCGGGCGCCACGTGCCCTTCCTCGGGATCTTCGGCCCGCTCGACACCGTCGTGTGCACCACCCACTTCCCGCCCTGGATCACGGAACGCGGGAACGCCGTGCAGGTCACGGCGGCCGGGAAGAAGCTCACCTTCGCTGTCAAGGCTCTGCCCGCCCTGCGGTTGCTGCTCAGCGGCCGACCGGTCCCGCTCGCACAGGCCGCGGCGACTGCCGGGGACGAGATCCACGAGCTTGCCGAGATCCTGATCAAGGAGGAGCTGTGCGCCCCGCTGACCGACGAACTGTCCTCGGGCTACACCGGTCTCGTCACCGACGCGATCTTCTGA
- a CDS encoding MFS transporter produces the protein MTATAARPSRPAPSAAPSAVPLLALVEFASGVLQGGFPILLPRLGEHLDLRASDLSLALGVEFLVSGVAVPLTSRLGDLYGHRRLLRATVLLTLLGFTVTALAPDLPVLLAGRALSGFLACWLPLEFAVLRDRLGEERGGRAVGPLVGALTVGSTLGALAVGGLGADPAATRPLLWALAALPLLALPVVWRLVPESETRAAGRIDWAGAGLLSLGLTLLLAGLGASGVLPAAVVLPLLVAGALLLALFVRQELRAAEPMVDVRLLARRATAPVFGLSFLLGCALYGAQGPTLAFQAAEPAETGYGLGAVPLVLGLLVLPQTVAATLGAVTAHRLVRRHDAPAVLGSGFALCAAGYGAIALGHAAAWQFVLGGALAGYGAGLGLSLLPALLMRRLPADQTGIGTGVYNTLKSLAGAAAGVVAAAVLDHLVLRAEVPAEGAYTLVWTGCAVLCALGVPVALALRAPRGR, from the coding sequence ATGACCGCCACCGCCGCCCGCCCGTCCCGTCCCGCGCCGTCCGCCGCGCCGTCCGCCGTGCCGCTGCTGGCCCTGGTGGAGTTCGCCAGCGGGGTGCTCCAGGGCGGGTTCCCGATCCTGCTGCCCCGGCTCGGCGAGCACCTCGACCTGCGCGCCTCGGACCTGAGCCTGGCGCTGGGCGTGGAGTTCCTGGTGTCGGGCGTCGCGGTGCCGCTGACCTCCCGGCTGGGCGACCTGTACGGGCACCGCCGGCTGCTGCGCGCCACCGTCCTGCTGACCCTGCTGGGCTTCACGGTCACCGCGCTCGCACCGGACCTGCCGGTGCTGCTGGCGGGCCGGGCGCTGTCCGGCTTCCTGGCCTGCTGGCTGCCGCTGGAGTTCGCGGTCCTGCGCGACCGCCTCGGCGAGGAGCGCGGCGGCCGGGCGGTCGGGCCGCTGGTGGGCGCGCTGACGGTCGGCTCGACGCTGGGCGCGCTCGCGGTCGGCGGCCTGGGCGCCGACCCGGCGGCCACCCGGCCGCTGCTGTGGGCGCTGGCGGCGCTGCCGCTGCTGGCCCTGCCGGTGGTGTGGCGGCTGGTCCCGGAGTCGGAGACCCGGGCGGCGGGCCGGATCGACTGGGCGGGCGCGGGCCTGCTCTCGCTGGGCCTGACCCTGCTGCTGGCGGGCCTGGGCGCGAGCGGGGTGCTGCCGGCCGCGGTGGTGCTGCCGCTGCTGGTGGCGGGGGCGCTGCTGCTGGCGCTGTTCGTCCGGCAGGAACTGCGCGCCGCCGAACCGATGGTGGACGTCCGGCTGCTGGCCCGGCGGGCCACCGCGCCGGTGTTCGGGCTGAGCTTCCTGCTGGGCTGCGCGCTGTACGGGGCGCAGGGGCCGACGCTGGCGTTCCAGGCGGCGGAGCCCGCGGAGACCGGCTACGGGCTGGGCGCGGTCCCGCTGGTGCTCGGCCTGCTGGTGCTGCCGCAGACGGTGGCGGCCACCCTGGGCGCGGTGACGGCCCACCGGCTGGTCCGCCGCCACGACGCCCCCGCCGTGCTCGGCTCCGGTTTCGCGCTGTGCGCCGCGGGCTACGGGGCGATCGCGCTCGGGCACGCGGCGGCCTGGCAGTTCGTGCTGGGCGGCGCGCTGGCCGGGTACGGGGCCGGGCTGGGGCTGAGCCTGCTGCCGGCCCTGCTGATGCGGCGCCTGCCGGCCGACCAGACCGGCATCGGGACGGGCGTGTACAACACCCTGAAGTCGCTGGCGGGCGCGGCGGCGGGCGTGGTCGCGGCGGCGGTGCTGGACCACCTGGTGCTGCGCGCCGAGGTGCCCGCGGAGGGCGCGTACACCCTGGTCTGGACGGGCTGCGCGGTGCTGTGCGCGCTGGGCGTGCCGGTGGCGCTGGCCCTGCGGGCGCCGCGCGGCCGGTGA